From Methanobacterium petrolearium, a single genomic window includes:
- the amrB gene encoding AmmeMemoRadiSam system protein B, giving the protein MIRKPAVAGYFYESDEDALKNRIKWCYTHKVGPGRIPGDIGNKRSIKGLIAPHAGYQYSGPVAAHSYLELAEDGMPETVVILCPNHTGMGSGLSTMTEGSWLTPLGEVEIDSQLARQLVENYPLLDDDPSAHAREHSCEVQLPFLQELGANFKLVPICMMMQDLETSRELGLVIAETAAKLERDMVIIASTDFTHQMPQEVAKAQDAKVLDAIASLDEEKMINRIIEYNVTMCGYGPVATTMVASKAMGANNAHILKYATSGDASGDYTSVVGYGSAVF; this is encoded by the coding sequence ATGATCAGAAAACCTGCAGTTGCTGGATACTTTTATGAATCCGATGAAGATGCACTGAAAAATAGAATCAAATGGTGTTATACTCATAAAGTTGGCCCTGGTAGAATTCCAGGCGACATTGGAAACAAAAGGAGTATTAAGGGATTAATCGCACCCCATGCCGGCTACCAGTACTCAGGGCCAGTGGCTGCACATTCCTATCTGGAACTTGCTGAAGATGGCATGCCTGAGACAGTAGTAATCCTGTGCCCCAACCACACTGGCATGGGATCAGGACTCTCCACCATGACTGAAGGATCCTGGTTAACTCCCCTGGGAGAAGTGGAAATAGATAGCCAACTGGCCAGGCAATTGGTAGAGAATTATCCATTATTGGATGATGATCCGTCAGCCCATGCCAGAGAACACAGCTGTGAAGTGCAACTGCCTTTCCTACAGGAACTGGGTGCAAATTTCAAGTTGGTTCCCATCTGTATGATGATGCAGGATCTTGAAACCTCCAGGGAACTGGGCTTGGTGATAGCTGAAACAGCTGCCAAGTTAGAACGTGACATGGTGATAATAGCTAGCACAGATTTCACCCATCAAATGCCCCAGGAAGTTGCCAAAGCACAGGATGCGAAAGTCCTTGATGCCATAGCCTCACTTGATGAAGAAAAGATGATAAATAGGATAATTGAATATAATGTGACCATGTGTGGATACGGGCCAGTGGCAACAACTATGGTCGCCTCAAAGGCCATGGGTGCCAACAATGCCCATATCCTTAAATACGCCACCAGCGGAGATGCCAGTGGAGACTACACCTCTGTGGTTGGATACGGATCTGCAGTATTCTGA
- a CDS encoding isopentenyl phosphate kinase, with the protein MIILKLGGSVITRKDKNKPTLDPVNLDRIAQEIANANVKQLIIVHGAGSFGHPYASKFEIGSEINGRTEFFRKKRGFTLTQNAVGNLNHYVCNFLLKHGIPAIAVPPSSFMISENKRIKTANLTMVKRYLEMGMVPVLHGDVIPDDNQKIRMAVVSGDQIITYLAEKLKPERIILGSDVDGIYNCDPKGHGDAQLLPVVKSLEDLEFLEGARTVDVTGGMAGKLKELIHLAEMGIESEIINASCPKVVENALKGEKVKGTIITPQ; encoded by the coding sequence ATAATAATCCTCAAACTGGGTGGGAGTGTAATCACTCGAAAAGATAAGAACAAACCCACCCTGGACCCAGTGAACCTGGACCGCATAGCCCAGGAAATAGCCAATGCCAATGTGAAGCAGCTGATCATAGTCCATGGAGCTGGCAGTTTCGGCCACCCCTATGCCAGTAAATTTGAGATAGGCTCCGAAATCAATGGTAGAACGGAATTTTTCCGTAAAAAAAGAGGATTCACCCTAACCCAAAATGCGGTTGGAAACTTAAACCACTACGTGTGTAACTTCTTACTGAAACACGGAATTCCAGCCATAGCAGTACCACCTTCATCTTTCATGATAAGTGAAAATAAACGGATAAAAACCGCTAACCTGACAATGGTGAAAAGATACCTGGAAATGGGAATGGTACCAGTTTTACACGGTGATGTGATACCTGATGATAATCAAAAAATCAGGATGGCAGTGGTATCTGGGGACCAGATAATCACCTACCTGGCAGAGAAATTAAAACCTGAACGGATCATCCTGGGTTCAGATGTGGATGGTATATACAACTGTGATCCTAAGGGTCACGGTGATGCTCAGCTCCTCCCTGTGGTGAAATCCCTGGAAGATCTGGAATTTCTGGAAGGAGCCCGTACCGTGGACGTTACCGGTGGAATGGCAGGGAAACTAAAGGAACTTATACACCTGGCAGAAATGGGAATTGAATCAGAAATAATCAATGCAAGTTGCCCAAAAGTTGTGGAAAATGCTCTTAAAGGTGAAAAAGTCAAAGGAACCATTATCACCCCACAATAA
- the fni gene encoding type 2 isopentenyl-diphosphate Delta-isomerase → MISDRKLEHLLLCTHSDVEYHKKTGFNDVELVHKAIPEVNQEEIDLSTSLFGKKMDAPIIITAITGGHPASTDVNRKLARSAQKLNIGMGLGSQRAAVENPQLESTYTVARKEAPDALLIGNIGAPQMEQAPQAAEMMELDAMAVHLNTLQEAIQPEGDLNTIGYIKKLQKAVKSIDLPVMVKETGAGISGNDAQILEKSGVAAIDVAGAGGTSWAAVEKYRSPDKDMGDVYWDWGIPTAASTVEVSQSVNIPIIASGGIRNGLDAVKSLALGADAIGMALPVLKASYLGKKALLKFFEKFLAEMKVAMFLVGANNLEDLTKADLVITGKTREWLTERGYETKIYARRSAL, encoded by the coding sequence ATGATTTCAGATAGAAAATTAGAGCATTTGCTCTTATGTACCCATAGCGATGTGGAGTACCACAAAAAAACAGGATTTAATGATGTGGAATTAGTCCACAAAGCAATTCCTGAAGTGAATCAGGAAGAAATAGATTTATCAACATCCTTATTTGGTAAAAAAATGGATGCACCCATTATAATAACTGCTATTACAGGAGGACACCCTGCTTCCACGGATGTTAACCGTAAATTGGCTCGTTCAGCACAGAAACTCAACATAGGGATGGGGTTGGGAAGCCAGAGGGCAGCAGTAGAAAATCCCCAACTGGAATCCACCTATACTGTAGCACGCAAAGAAGCACCTGATGCTCTTTTAATAGGGAACATCGGAGCTCCTCAAATGGAACAAGCCCCACAGGCTGCGGAGATGATGGAATTGGATGCCATGGCAGTGCATTTGAATACATTACAGGAAGCCATCCAACCAGAAGGAGACTTAAACACCATAGGTTATATTAAAAAACTCCAGAAAGCAGTGAAGAGTATAGATTTACCGGTTATGGTGAAGGAAACCGGGGCAGGAATCAGTGGCAACGACGCCCAGATACTGGAAAAAAGTGGAGTTGCTGCAATAGATGTTGCCGGAGCCGGGGGAACCAGCTGGGCAGCAGTGGAAAAATACCGCTCACCAGATAAAGACATGGGGGATGTGTACTGGGACTGGGGCATACCCACCGCCGCCAGCACTGTAGAAGTCTCACAATCTGTAAACATACCAATAATAGCCTCTGGGGGAATAAGAAACGGATTAGATGCTGTTAAATCATTAGCCCTCGGGGCTGATGCAATAGGAATGGCATTACCAGTTCTCAAAGCATCATATTTAGGCAAAAAAGCTCTCCTAAAATTCTTTGAAAAATTCCTGGCAGAGATGAAGGTGGCCATGTTCCTGGTGGGGGCAAACAACCTGGAAGATTTAACCAAAGCCGATTTGGTCATCACTGGAAAAACCCGGGAATGGCTCACAGAAAGGGGATATGAAACGAAAATTTACGCCAGGAGGTCTGCATTATGA
- a CDS encoding adenylosuccinate synthetase: MTCNILVGGGWGDEGKGKCITYLCYHDEPEIIARAGVGPNAGHSVEFNGEKYGLRMIPSGFVHTGARLLIGAGVLVDPEVFHYELDYLNKYNVKQRTFADYRCAIIEEEHKQQDKASDHLYKKIGSTGTGCGPANRDRALRTVKQAQDMESMEGFTTDVPLEVNTALDEGKDVFIEGSQGFGLSLYYGTYPFVTSKDTTASSMSADVGVGPTRIDDVIVVFKSYITRVGEGPFPSEMQPEEAEKMGLEEFGTVTGRKRRIGLFDMEMAKESCMINGATQIALTCVDRLYPSCERVTEYSDLSGEIKRFVEEIEDATKVPVTIISTGPDLKDTIDLREELI; encoded by the coding sequence ATGACATGCAACATACTTGTAGGTGGAGGCTGGGGCGATGAAGGTAAGGGTAAGTGTATTACTTACCTGTGCTACCACGATGAGCCGGAAATCATTGCCAGGGCAGGAGTTGGACCCAACGCAGGTCACTCAGTGGAGTTCAACGGAGAAAAGTACGGGCTGAGAATGATACCATCAGGTTTCGTTCACACCGGAGCAAGACTACTCATAGGTGCAGGTGTCCTGGTGGACCCCGAGGTCTTCCACTACGAACTGGACTACCTGAATAAATACAATGTTAAACAAAGAACCTTTGCTGACTACCGCTGTGCCATAATCGAAGAAGAACACAAACAACAGGACAAAGCCTCTGACCATCTGTACAAAAAAATTGGGAGCACCGGAACCGGATGCGGACCAGCTAACCGTGACCGGGCCCTTCGAACCGTTAAACAGGCTCAGGACATGGAATCCATGGAAGGATTCACCACCGACGTACCACTGGAAGTGAACACCGCCCTGGATGAGGGAAAAGACGTGTTCATTGAAGGATCACAGGGATTCGGATTATCACTCTACTATGGGACTTACCCCTTTGTCACCAGTAAGGACACCACTGCCAGCAGCATGTCAGCTGATGTGGGTGTGGGACCCACCCGTATTGATGATGTTATTGTTGTTTTCAAATCATACATAACCCGTGTAGGTGAAGGACCATTCCCATCTGAGATGCAACCTGAAGAAGCTGAAAAAATGGGACTTGAAGAATTCGGAACCGTTACTGGTAGAAAAAGACGAATAGGACTCTTCGACATGGAAATGGCCAAGGAGTCATGTATGATAAACGGTGCCACCCAGATAGCACTAACCTGTGTAGACAGATTATACCCCTCCTGTGAGAGGGTAACTGAATACTCAGATCTTTCCGGGGAAATTAAACGCTTTGTGGAAGAAATTGAAGATGCAACCAAGGTACCAGTGACCATTA
- a CDS encoding RNase J family beta-CASP ribonuclease yields the protein MSVEVIAIGGYEEVGKNMSAVKVGEDVVIFDMGINLDRVNIHEDTDIARMHSLDLIKRGVIPDDTLMKEVDGKVRAIVFTHGHLDHIGAVAKLAHRYEAPLIGTPYTLALVENSIKQERKFEVSNPLQVLNAGEKMQISPDITLEFVHTTHSIPQAVNAVLHTPEGIIVYALDFKFDNHQMISPPPDYQRLRELGKQGVLALIVETTRMTEKQQEKTHSEKVARIVLEDIMRDILPAKEGLLVTTFSSHIERIQAICNIAQESDRKIMLLGRSMERFGSMAEKIGILDLPKGASIYGSPKSVNRALARAEENRSDYLLVTTGHQGEPDALLPRIASGRTQFNVAQGDNIVISAPIIPNPTNVANRNVMERRLKDSGARIFTNAHVSGHAGREDHRDFIRMLQPQHIIPAHGDLEMLAAYTELAEEEGYKMGNDIHVLRNGQAQVFNGGI from the coding sequence ATGAGTGTGGAAGTCATCGCCATAGGAGGATACGAAGAAGTGGGCAAAAACATGTCCGCAGTCAAAGTCGGAGAGGATGTGGTGATCTTTGACATGGGAATCAACCTGGATCGGGTTAATATTCACGAAGACACTGACATAGCCCGAATGCACAGCTTGGACCTCATAAAACGAGGAGTCATACCAGATGACACCCTGATGAAGGAAGTAGATGGAAAGGTAAGGGCCATAGTATTCACCCATGGACATCTGGACCATATTGGTGCAGTGGCTAAACTGGCCCACAGATATGAAGCACCGCTTATAGGGACACCATACACCCTGGCACTGGTGGAAAACAGCATAAAACAGGAAAGGAAATTCGAAGTATCCAACCCCCTCCAAGTGTTAAACGCAGGAGAGAAAATGCAGATTTCCCCGGATATAACCCTGGAATTCGTGCACACCACTCACAGTATACCCCAGGCAGTTAATGCAGTACTGCACACACCAGAAGGTATCATAGTATATGCTCTTGACTTCAAATTCGACAACCATCAGATGATCAGCCCACCACCAGATTACCAGCGCCTCAGAGAGTTGGGAAAACAGGGAGTGCTGGCACTCATTGTGGAAACCACCAGAATGACCGAGAAACAGCAGGAGAAAACCCATTCTGAGAAGGTGGCCAGGATAGTTCTGGAAGATATCATGCGGGACATTCTACCTGCCAAGGAAGGATTACTGGTCACCACCTTCAGCAGCCATATTGAACGTATACAGGCCATCTGTAACATTGCCCAGGAAAGTGACAGGAAGATCATGTTACTGGGAAGATCAATGGAACGTTTTGGGAGTATGGCAGAAAAAATTGGCATACTGGATCTTCCCAAAGGAGCCAGTATCTATGGAAGCCCCAAATCAGTTAACCGGGCACTGGCACGGGCTGAAGAAAATCGTTCCGACTACCTGCTGGTAACCACCGGACACCAGGGAGAACCCGATGCACTTCTGCCCAGAATTGCCAGTGGCAGAACCCAGTTCAACGTGGCCCAGGGGGACAACATAGTTATCAGTGCACCTATAATACCAAACCCCACCAACGTTGCCAACAGGAATGTTATGGAACGTCGGTTGAAGGATAGTGGCGCACGTATATTCACCAATGCCCATGTATCTGGCCATGCTGGTCGGGAAGACCATCGTGATTTCATACGCATGCTCCAACCACAACACATCATACCTGCCCACGGTGACCTGGAAATGCTGGCAGCATACACCGAATTAGCTGAGGAAGAGGGATATAAAATGGGTAATGACATTCATGTACTTAGAAATGGACAGGCACAGGTTTTCAATGGAGGAATTTAA
- a CDS encoding glutamate--tRNA ligase has protein sequence MDKLKKLIKKQALINATNHGGQAQPGAVMGMIMGNHPEYRKQAGEVSKLASQIVGEINNMSPEVQKQELDKLGGYVEKKKTEKVNRLADLPDADGEVVLRFAPNPSGPLHIGHARAAILNQEYRKRYGGKLILRVEDTDPRRVDPEAYQMIPEDLKWMQVEWDEEIIQSDRMDIYYQHAEELIRRGGAYMCTCPGDVFKELKDASKSCPHRDATVEENLKLWEEMPETGEGEMVLRVKTDIQHKNPAIRDWVAMRVVEDTHPRVGSKYRVYPMMNFSVAVDDHLCGVTHVLRGKDHLANSEKQEYLYNHMDWGVPQFIHYGRLKMEDILLSTSKAKQGIEDGTYSGWDDPRLGTIRAIAKRGIQAEAIRKLMMEIGVKIADSTVSWKKIYGLNRGFLEDKANRYFMVANPWLVQVKNVPGSLLGIVKRPLHPDHPDRGMRELEFDSQVYLDREDIPSSSNKVLRLMDAVNITFQDGEAHYHSEGIDEARKAKAKIVQWVPLNGVVVIEVVMPDATVVTGYAEHSISQVKVEDVVQLERVGFARLDQINGHIPRFYYAHK, from the coding sequence ATGGATAAACTCAAAAAACTCATCAAAAAACAGGCATTGATTAATGCAACCAACCACGGAGGTCAGGCTCAGCCAGGGGCAGTGATGGGAATGATCATGGGCAACCATCCTGAATACCGGAAACAGGCAGGAGAAGTATCCAAATTAGCCTCCCAAATTGTCGGAGAAATTAACAACATGTCTCCAGAAGTCCAGAAACAGGAACTTGATAAACTGGGTGGGTATGTGGAGAAGAAGAAAACTGAAAAAGTTAACAGACTCGCTGATCTGCCAGATGCAGATGGTGAGGTGGTGCTGCGTTTTGCACCAAATCCATCAGGTCCCCTCCATATAGGACATGCACGGGCAGCAATTTTAAATCAGGAATACAGGAAACGATACGGTGGTAAGCTAATCTTAAGGGTTGAAGACACAGACCCACGCCGGGTGGATCCTGAAGCCTACCAGATGATACCCGAAGACCTGAAGTGGATGCAGGTTGAATGGGATGAGGAGATCATCCAATCTGACAGAATGGATATCTACTATCAACATGCCGAGGAACTCATCCGCAGGGGAGGGGCTTACATGTGCACCTGCCCAGGAGATGTGTTTAAGGAACTGAAAGACGCATCTAAATCATGCCCCCACAGGGATGCAACAGTGGAGGAGAATTTAAAACTCTGGGAAGAAATGCCTGAGACTGGTGAGGGAGAAATGGTTCTCAGGGTAAAAACCGATATCCAGCATAAAAATCCTGCCATTCGTGACTGGGTGGCTATGCGGGTGGTGGAAGACACACACCCACGTGTAGGTTCCAAGTATCGTGTTTATCCCATGATGAACTTCTCAGTGGCAGTGGATGACCACCTGTGTGGTGTGACCCACGTACTCAGGGGTAAGGATCACCTGGCCAACAGTGAAAAACAGGAATACCTCTACAACCACATGGACTGGGGAGTACCTCAATTCATACACTACGGACGATTGAAAATGGAGGATATTCTACTTTCCACATCCAAGGCAAAGCAGGGTATAGAAGATGGTACATACAGTGGATGGGATGATCCCCGACTGGGCACCATACGTGCCATTGCCAAGAGAGGTATACAGGCCGAAGCCATCAGGAAGCTGATGATGGAGATCGGAGTGAAAATAGCCGACTCCACAGTAAGTTGGAAGAAGATTTACGGACTTAACCGCGGATTCCTGGAAGATAAGGCCAACCGTTACTTCATGGTAGCCAATCCTTGGCTGGTGCAGGTTAAAAACGTTCCTGGATCTTTACTGGGAATTGTTAAGCGACCATTACACCCCGACCATCCAGATAGGGGGATGCGTGAACTGGAATTTGATAGCCAAGTTTACCTTGACCGGGAAGACATACCTTCCAGTTCAAATAAAGTGTTGCGACTTATGGATGCAGTTAATATCACATTCCAGGATGGAGAGGCACATTACCACAGTGAAGGAATAGATGAAGCCCGCAAAGCCAAAGCCAAGATCGTGCAATGGGTACCCTTAAATGGAGTTGTAGTGATTGAGGTGGTAATGCCAGATGCCACAGTGGTCACTGGATATGCCGAGCACTCTATTTCACAAGTCAAAGTTGAAGATGTGGTCCAACTGGAAAGAGTAGGATTTGCCAGGTTAGACCAGATAAATGGCCACATACCACGTTTTTATTACGCCCATAAATAG
- a CDS encoding ATP-binding protein, with protein MEYYHDDKMQKLFQVLEEPKTLDEIDLSSSFIQNLLLKIINTYGNIAVQQMHEITGLHVDLLEQCLKPMEKDDLIAQTGGGFLFASVDYTIKKHGHQKAVKLTEENPYIGTAPVTYDEYFKIMEVQLKGRYPMKIPLEITKKAFHDVVGMEYPKKVLTEAAIGGKGFFIYGPPGTGKTFLTSKMSELLPPIIMPRYVEFSGNIIQMFDPDFHKLRPEQPGDVRWVKIFAPFVFTGSELSTEKMETLYNPNKGVFETSPIIKANGGVLLLDDLGRQKEDPNVILNRMIVPLENKKDVIYVKGAPVIVHTHFIPALSTNLEITIIDEAHLRRAPLHVFLEVPSSDEIVEVFKRNLDVLKEDYGNEVLERFRRVYIPQLDGGESLKPTFAHARDIAQIAQAIRIRRGEEKMTVEILEEALDQHILVSMQREYTPELFDRIINQGSNPHH; from the coding sequence ATGGAATATTATCATGACGATAAAATGCAAAAACTTTTCCAGGTCCTGGAAGAGCCCAAAACATTGGATGAAATAGATCTGTCCAGTTCATTTATCCAGAATCTCCTTTTGAAGATCATAAACACTTATGGAAACATTGCAGTTCAGCAAATGCATGAAATAACAGGTTTGCATGTGGATCTCCTTGAACAATGCCTGAAACCAATGGAAAAAGATGATTTGATAGCCCAAACTGGTGGTGGATTCCTGTTTGCCAGTGTGGATTACACCATTAAAAAACACGGCCACCAGAAGGCAGTTAAATTAACCGAAGAAAACCCATACATAGGAACCGCCCCAGTAACCTATGATGAATACTTCAAAATCATGGAAGTCCAGTTGAAGGGTAGATACCCTATGAAAATACCTCTGGAGATAACCAAAAAAGCATTTCATGACGTGGTAGGTATGGAATACCCTAAGAAGGTTCTAACTGAAGCTGCAATTGGGGGTAAAGGTTTCTTCATTTACGGACCACCTGGTACAGGCAAAACATTCCTCACCAGTAAAATGTCGGAATTACTACCACCAATAATCATGCCCCGCTACGTTGAATTCAGTGGGAACATAATACAGATGTTCGACCCGGATTTCCACAAGTTACGACCAGAACAACCCGGAGATGTTAGATGGGTTAAGATATTTGCACCATTTGTCTTCACTGGATCAGAACTCAGCACTGAGAAAATGGAAACATTGTACAACCCCAATAAGGGAGTTTTTGAAACATCACCAATTATAAAAGCCAACGGAGGAGTGCTGTTACTGGATGATCTGGGAAGGCAAAAAGAAGATCCTAATGTTATTTTAAACAGGATGATCGTTCCACTGGAGAATAAGAAGGATGTCATCTATGTTAAGGGAGCACCGGTAATAGTGCACACTCATTTCATCCCGGCATTATCCACCAACCTGGAAATCACCATTATAGATGAGGCCCACCTTCGCCGGGCACCTTTACATGTGTTCCTGGAAGTTCCCAGTTCTGACGAGATCGTTGAAGTATTCAAACGTAATTTAGATGTGTTAAAAGAAGATTATGGTAATGAAGTCCTGGAACGTTTCCGAAGAGTGTACATTCCACAACTGGATGGTGGGGAAAGTTTAAAACCAACCTTTGCCCATGCCCGTGACATAGCTCAGATAGCACAGGCCATCCGCATCCGTAGGGGTGAAGAAAAGATGACAGTGGAAATATTAGAAGAGGCACTGGACCAGCACATCTTAGTATCCATGCAGCGTGAATACACCCCAGAACTATTTGACAGGATCATAAACCAGGGGAGTAATCCTCATCATTAA
- the mvk gene encoding mevalonate kinase — MKVSASAPGKTILFGEHAVVYGKPAIAVAVDRRAKVTIQEGTDNNITVKIPELDVYGAIDIDNQQISHLNQDGVFDLSKDLQNNVDLSKDLQDNLDLSKNHDNTSDPSNNPLKPSSYDAGILKYIQKALFNFAPDHGLDVHVDLEIPIGGGLGSSAAVTVATLAAAARYNHQEITRETLAKMAHQAELEVQGAASPLDTTVSTYGGFIYFTHNRGAEKMKPAMKMPLVVGYTKNPGNTGLLVAGVRKLHDKHPQIVKPILDTMENLTNQAKQAILQGEEKQIGELMNINQGFLDALGVNTLELSNLIYHARNAGATGSKITGAGGGGSIIAYCPGKTDEVLKELKSFDKAFQVDISSEGVTFQ, encoded by the coding sequence ATGAAAGTCAGTGCATCTGCACCAGGTAAGACCATTCTTTTCGGAGAACATGCAGTGGTCTATGGAAAACCAGCCATTGCAGTCGCCGTTGACAGAAGAGCCAAAGTAACCATTCAGGAAGGAACAGATAATAATATAACGGTTAAAATTCCTGAACTGGATGTTTACGGTGCTATTGATATTGATAACCAGCAAATAAGCCATTTAAATCAGGATGGTGTTTTTGATCTATCAAAAGATCTCCAAAATAATGTAGATTTATCAAAAGATCTCCAAGATAATTTAGATCTATCAAAAAATCATGACAATACTTCTGATCCATCAAATAATCCACTTAAACCATCCTCATATGATGCAGGAATCCTGAAATACATCCAGAAAGCTCTCTTCAACTTTGCACCGGACCATGGTCTGGATGTGCATGTTGATCTGGAAATACCCATAGGGGGTGGATTGGGATCATCAGCAGCTGTAACTGTTGCCACCCTGGCAGCAGCAGCACGCTACAACCACCAGGAAATCACCCGAGAAACACTGGCCAAAATGGCTCACCAGGCAGAACTGGAAGTTCAGGGGGCTGCCAGTCCACTGGACACTACGGTATCAACCTACGGAGGATTTATCTACTTCACCCATAATAGGGGAGCAGAGAAGATGAAACCAGCCATGAAAATGCCCCTGGTAGTGGGTTACACTAAAAACCCAGGTAACACTGGTTTGCTGGTGGCAGGAGTCCGCAAACTCCATGATAAACACCCTCAGATTGTAAAACCAATACTGGATACCATGGAAAACTTAACCAACCAGGCCAAACAAGCCATCCTCCAGGGAGAAGAAAAACAAATAGGCGAACTCATGAACATTAACCAGGGATTCCTTGATGCCCTGGGTGTTAACACACTGGAATTATCCAATCTCATATACCACGCACGCAATGCCGGGGCCACAGGTTCCAAGATAACCGGAGCTGGTGGAGGTGGCAGCATAATAGCATACTGCCCTGGAAAAACAGATGAAGTCTTAAAAGAACTCAAATCATTTGATAAAGCTTTCCAGGTGGACATATCCTCAGAAGGAGTGACATTTCAATGA
- the idsA gene encoding short chain isoprenyl diphosphate synthase IdsA: METKLEVTEILKRYSADIDQEITTALETVDPEALLQASEHLVKAGGKKLRPALAVLSAEAVGGNVQCALKTGAAVELIHTFSLIHDDIMDQDDKRRGKPSVHVLWGEPMAILAGDTLFSKAFETVMKSEEDDVAAEKILPALQTVVDSCVEICEGQALDMGFAERLDVSESEYLMMIFKKTAALIAAATKSGAILGGGTPEQVEALAEYGRLIGMAFQIQDDYLDVASSEEDLGKPVGSDIVEGKMTLLVVHALSQAEETDKERLITILKEEGDQNVSEAVDILEKYGSIQYAWNVAQEDVNQAKKVLDILDDSPAKDALLLLADFVLERIN; encoded by the coding sequence ATGGAAACAAAACTGGAAGTAACCGAGATCCTCAAAAGATACTCTGCAGATATTGACCAGGAAATAACCACGGCTCTGGAAACAGTGGACCCAGAAGCCTTGCTCCAGGCATCTGAACATTTGGTTAAGGCAGGCGGTAAGAAACTCAGACCAGCACTGGCAGTTTTAAGTGCAGAAGCAGTTGGGGGTAATGTTCAATGTGCCCTTAAAACTGGAGCTGCCGTGGAATTAATCCACACCTTCAGCCTGATTCATGATGATATAATGGATCAGGATGATAAAAGAAGGGGAAAACCATCAGTCCATGTTTTATGGGGTGAGCCAATGGCAATATTAGCAGGAGACACACTCTTCTCCAAGGCCTTTGAAACAGTGATGAAGAGTGAAGAAGATGATGTAGCTGCGGAAAAAATATTACCTGCCTTGCAAACTGTAGTGGACAGTTGTGTGGAGATATGTGAAGGTCAGGCACTGGACATGGGATTTGCAGAACGCCTGGATGTTAGTGAAAGTGAATATTTAATGATGATCTTCAAAAAAACTGCTGCACTCATTGCTGCTGCCACCAAATCAGGTGCCATATTAGGTGGAGGAACACCAGAACAGGTTGAAGCTCTGGCAGAATACGGGCGACTTATTGGAATGGCATTCCAGATACAGGATGACTACCTGGATGTGGCCAGCAGTGAAGAAGATCTGGGCAAACCAGTGGGCAGTGACATAGTCGAGGGAAAGATGACCCTCCTGGTGGTGCATGCACTCTCCCAGGCAGAAGAAACAGACAAGGAAAGACTCATAACCATTCTGAAAGAAGAAGGTGACCAGAACGTTTCTGAAGCAGTGGATATACTGGAAAAATATGGTTCCATACAATACGCATGGAATGTGGCCCAGGAAGATGTGAACCAGGCCAAAAAAGTCCTTGACATCCTTGATGACAGTCCAGCTAAAGATGCTCTCTTGTTACTTGCAGACTTTGTACTGGAGCGCATCAATTAG
- the rpsB gene encoding 30S ribosomal protein S2, with the protein MSELLIPLDKYLAAGLHIGTQQKTKDMERYIYRVRADGLYVLDVRKTNDRIISSAKFLAKFEPEDILAVSTRQYGQTPVRRFGEITGARTIPGRFIPGTLTNPNYAKFMEPEVLMVTDPRSDSQAIIEAKQIGIPVVALCDTENLLGNVDIVIPVNNKGRKAIALVYWLMARQILRQREVIGPEDDLDILPADFELKI; encoded by the coding sequence TTGTCAGAATTACTAATCCCATTGGACAAATACTTAGCAGCAGGTTTACACATAGGCACACAACAGAAAACCAAAGACATGGAACGGTACATCTACCGGGTACGAGCAGACGGACTATACGTATTGGATGTTAGGAAGACAAACGACCGAATCATATCTTCGGCAAAATTCCTGGCCAAATTCGAACCAGAAGACATATTAGCAGTGTCAACCCGACAATACGGTCAAACACCTGTACGCAGGTTTGGAGAAATAACTGGGGCACGTACAATCCCTGGAAGATTCATACCAGGAACCCTAACCAATCCAAACTATGCAAAATTCATGGAACCAGAAGTGTTAATGGTAACCGACCCCAGAAGCGATTCACAGGCAATAATCGAAGCCAAACAGATTGGAATTCCAGTAGTTGCACTTTGTGATACTGAAAACCTCCTGGGCAACGTGGATATTGTGATACCTGTTAACAACAAGGGAAGAAAAGCAATAGCATTAGTTTACTGGTTAATGGCCCGACAGATACTCAGACAAAGAGAAGTCATTGGACCTGAAGATGATCTGGACATTCTTCCAGCAGACTTTGAACTCAAAATATAA